A genomic segment from Candidatus Poribacteria bacterium encodes:
- a CDS encoding Gfo/Idh/MocA family oxidoreductase, which produces MPCDTPRPAWRLTKALNGGGILVNWGCYDLDYLLGITGWQLKPETVFAQTWTVPEVFESHIASGSDAETHYTAIIRCEGGIVLSVERGEFMTMHSHADWEIIGTAGSLKLNMQDGKPESIIHNRTTTEGGVGSTTPVGTDETSETEHSTPLSDFAAAIRENRHPSTSLEKALVVQQITDAIYASAETGNAVEIGG; this is translated from the coding sequence TTGCCGTGCGACACACCCCGTCCCGCTTGGCGACTGACGAAGGCTCTTAACGGTGGTGGTATCCTTGTCAACTGGGGATGCTACGACCTCGATTACCTACTCGGTATTACAGGGTGGCAACTCAAGCCAGAAACCGTATTTGCGCAAACGTGGACTGTGCCTGAAGTATTTGAATCGCATATCGCGTCTGGCTCCGACGCTGAGACGCATTATACCGCAATTATCCGTTGTGAAGGCGGCATTGTACTCAGCGTGGAACGGGGAGAGTTCATGACGATGCATTCGCATGCAGACTGGGAAATTATAGGGACAGCAGGCTCTCTCAAACTGAATATGCAGGATGGAAAACCGGAAAGTATCATTCACAATCGAACGACAACAGAAGGCGGTGTAGGGTCTACAACGCCGGTAGGAACAGATGAAACGTCTGAAACGGAACACAGCACGCCGTTGTCTGATTTTGCCGCCGCTATCCGAGAGAACCGACACCCCTCAACGAGTTTGGAAAAAGCCCTTGTCGTTCAGCAAATTACGGACGCTATTTACGCTTCCGCAGAGACAGGAAATGCTGTGGAAATAGGAGGATAG
- a CDS encoding phytanoyl-CoA dioxygenase family protein: MTMTRWQPTHAQKAQYETEGYFILRNVISQDLAAELRGVIRNVLMLPNAGEFADVDPMDPMDDSPQGRIARFRKLANFCVESPLIWHNIHAGPAVLNIARYFLGDDIIMKFNSCFLKPARTGAATPWHQDNGLWRDGETEPFNFWIPLEPATRENGCMQFIPGSHKTEIVEHVLYPDSIHGELPREAVQEMIEKHGIRHIELDTGDVVIWHSSMWHYSPPNKSEKSRIAVAGVYTNPEISKTRNRWHNFRWVMKKGEVCTQFPPEVVTMKNKPVEQPKPFPPAKDY, translated from the coding sequence ATGACAATGACGCGATGGCAACCAACCCACGCACAAAAAGCACAATACGAGACCGAAGGCTACTTTATCCTTCGCAATGTTATCTCACAAGACTTAGCAGCAGAACTTCGCGGTGTCATTCGGAACGTCCTTATGCTACCCAACGCTGGTGAGTTCGCCGATGTCGATCCCATGGATCCGATGGACGACTCACCGCAAGGGCGTATCGCACGCTTTCGCAAACTCGCCAACTTCTGTGTCGAATCCCCGCTGATATGGCACAACATCCATGCCGGTCCGGCAGTGCTCAACATCGCACGCTATTTTCTCGGCGACGATATCATCATGAAGTTCAACAGCTGCTTTCTTAAACCCGCACGCACGGGTGCCGCAACGCCGTGGCACCAAGACAACGGACTCTGGCGTGACGGTGAAACGGAGCCTTTCAATTTCTGGATACCCCTTGAGCCTGCGACGCGTGAGAATGGGTGTATGCAGTTTATCCCCGGTAGCCACAAAACCGAGATCGTTGAACACGTTCTATATCCCGATAGCATACACGGTGAACTCCCACGGGAAGCCGTTCAGGAGATGATCGAAAAGCACGGTATACGCCATATTGAATTGGATACCGGAGATGTCGTCATTTGGCACAGCAGTATGTGGCACTATAGTCCGCCGAACAAGAGCGAAAAGAGCCGTATTGCTGTCGCCGGGGTCTATACAAATCCAGAGATCTCTAAGACGCGTAATCGTTGGCATAACTTCCGATGGGTAATGAAGAAGGGTGAAGTCTGCACCCAATTCCCACCCGAAGTTGTCACTATGAAAAATAAACCCGTTGAACAACCGAAGCCGTTTCCACCTGCTAAGGACTATTAA
- a CDS encoding GDSL family lipase, with protein MQLKPDAPQLTWQGAVSLQKTDDWVMPWRTPHPMHVLFPEPLLERAAMPAGVRISFRSNTTRVSGNIVPQNESGILDLCCEGEVVASLDLTQKDNFVFEGLSGEEKLIELWLPQFGQFQLRNLEIDDRATLRPFADARPRWVTYGSSITQCRTAASATQTWPAIVARQHGLNLTCLGYGGQCHLDAMVARMIRDLPADYISMCLGINIQGASSLGPRAFRPAIIGAVQIVREKHPDVPLVLMSPIYSPPREENPNTVGFHLKGMREEVQAAAAALQSHGDRNVHYVEGLRVFGADCEHLLPDALHPDAEGYRVMGKNFGTEVAEKFFMR; from the coding sequence ATGCAATTGAAGCCGGATGCACCACAATTAACTTGGCAGGGGGCTGTCTCCCTACAGAAAACCGACGATTGGGTGATGCCATGGCGCACGCCGCACCCGATGCATGTTCTATTTCCAGAACCATTGTTGGAACGGGCGGCAATGCCCGCGGGCGTTCGTATCAGTTTTCGGAGCAATACGACGCGGGTTTCGGGCAATATTGTCCCACAGAACGAAAGCGGGATACTCGATCTCTGTTGTGAGGGTGAAGTTGTAGCCTCGCTTGATCTGACGCAAAAGGACAACTTCGTTTTTGAAGGGTTGTCTGGCGAGGAAAAATTGATTGAGTTATGGCTGCCGCAATTCGGGCAGTTTCAACTCCGCAACTTGGAAATAGATGATAGGGCAACGCTGCGACCATTCGCCGACGCTCGACCCCGATGGGTGACGTATGGGAGTTCTATCACGCAGTGTCGGACGGCGGCATCGGCGACACAGACGTGGCCCGCAATTGTCGCACGCCAACACGGTTTGAATTTAACATGTCTCGGTTACGGCGGACAGTGCCATCTCGATGCCATGGTGGCACGGATGATCCGGGATCTGCCTGCCGATTATATTTCGATGTGTCTCGGCATTAACATCCAAGGTGCCTCCAGTTTGGGACCGCGGGCATTTCGTCCCGCAATTATCGGAGCAGTCCAGATTGTCCGCGAGAAACATCCAGATGTCCCGCTTGTGCTAATGTCTCCTATCTATTCGCCACCGAGGGAGGAGAATCCAAACACTGTAGGGTTTCACCTTAAGGGCATGCGTGAAGAGGTACAAGCCGCTGCTGCGGCTCTTCAATCACACGGCGATCGAAACGTCCACTACGTTGAAGGGTTGCGTGTGTTTGGGGCTGACTGTGAACATCTACTCCCAGATGCTCTACACCCGGATGCCGAAGGCTACAGAGTTATGGGCAAGAATTTCGGGACTGAAGTTGCCGAGAAATTTTTTATGCGATAG
- a CDS encoding peroxiredoxin family protein — MQKKYEDIQAEGAELIAVSADPIATVNSTQQTLQITYILLSDEKTKTIEAYNVVDPSEIEVARPTVYIVNQDGNIAWKYLDARSGKRIGPEPILAQLKKF; from the coding sequence TTGCAGAAAAAATATGAAGATATTCAAGCCGAAGGGGCTGAACTCATCGCTGTCAGTGCCGATCCCATAGCGACTGTTAATTCAACGCAGCAGACGCTTCAAATTACCTATATCTTGCTCTCGGATGAAAAAACGAAGACAATTGAGGCTTATAATGTCGTTGATCCGAGTGAAATCGAGGTGGCGCGTCCAACAGTCTATATTGTTAATCAGGATGGGAATATCGCCTGGAAATACCTTGATGCCAGAAGCGGTAAACGCATCGGTCCTGAACCAATACTTGCGCAGTTAAAGAAATTTTAG
- a CDS encoding Uma2 family endonuclease codes for MADTQLNQPKPKLPAAQRNLLTADDLAKQPDDGTRYELVKGVLQKMPSAGFEHGICAAEIGSKLNVYVKTHKLGYVCGAETGFKIAQSPDTVHAPDAAFVCQASIERQGIVKGYWNGAPDLAVEVISPGDTYAEVAEKVEEWLTAGCRMVWVLNPRRETVEVYRSNEDFTVLRGTDTLDGGGVVEGFRCQVQDLFV; via the coding sequence ATGGCAGACACGCAACTGAATCAACCAAAACCTAAATTGCCAGCTGCGCAGCGTAATCTTTTAACTGCTGATGACCTCGCCAAGCAACCTGATGATGGCACTCGCTATGAACTCGTGAAAGGAGTCCTCCAGAAAATGCCGTCTGCTGGATTTGAGCACGGTATCTGCGCCGCTGAAATCGGAAGCAAACTTAACGTGTACGTCAAAACGCATAAATTAGGATACGTTTGTGGTGCCGAAACAGGTTTTAAGATTGCCCAAAGCCCAGATACGGTGCATGCACCAGATGCTGCCTTTGTTTGTCAGGCATCAATTGAACGGCAAGGTATTGTTAAAGGCTATTGGAACGGAGCACCCGATTTGGCAGTTGAGGTTATTTCGCCCGGTGATACTTATGCTGAGGTCGCAGAGAAAGTGGAAGAGTGGTTAACTGCAGGTTGTAGGATGGTATGGGTTCTTAATCCACGTAGGGAGACAGTAGAGGTCTATCGCTCCAATGAAGATTTTACCGTTCTACGTGGAACTGACACACTTGATGGTGGTGGTGTTGTTGAAGGCTTCCGATGTCAGGTTCAAGACCTTTTTGTGTAA
- a CDS encoding redoxin domain-containing protein: MGEGLDLGALAPEFSLPDGDGEFHTLSEYRGQKLVILFYRTGT; this comes from the coding sequence ATGGGCGAAGGGTTGGACCTCGGAGCACTCGCTCCCGAATTCTCGCTCCCAGATGGTGATGGAGAATTCCATACGCTTTCGGAGTATCGCGGGCAGAAACTTGTTATTCTTTTCTACCGCACCGGCACATGA
- a CDS encoding sugar phosphate isomerase/epimerase, whose amino-acid sequence MIDVCYFADEVSKTDFEEAIKLGVEAGANTVEVRGGVWGKHVTEIDDDDVKRAQDVLSNYNVRVASVGSPFGKCSIDDSQEYEQHRRHFDRMVTLAHAFDTQVIRGFTFWNPNRRIKGAARPDINDYMERIVEKLSLVVPVAENADVTLCFENESACLAGTCEETRAVIDALGNSPALTSCWDVNNGLHCGENPLPEGYAHIKGLVRHLHVKPNSEKNLDPIGDTGLHYKEVLEVLVADGFTGSASIEHWGQPEDMLKGVRQLRALVNAL is encoded by the coding sequence ATGATTGATGTTTGCTATTTTGCTGACGAGGTATCTAAAACCGACTTTGAGGAAGCCATTAAACTCGGTGTTGAAGCCGGGGCAAATACCGTCGAAGTCCGCGGCGGTGTTTGGGGAAAACACGTCACCGAAATTGACGATGACGATGTCAAACGTGCTCAAGATGTGCTCAGCAATTATAATGTCCGTGTTGCGAGTGTCGGATCCCCCTTCGGTAAATGCTCCATTGATGATTCGCAGGAGTACGAACAGCATCGACGGCACTTTGACCGGATGGTGACGTTGGCACACGCGTTTGATACCCAAGTCATTCGAGGGTTTACGTTTTGGAACCCAAATCGCAGGATAAAAGGCGCGGCGCGTCCAGATATTAACGACTATATGGAACGTATTGTTGAGAAACTTTCGCTTGTCGTTCCGGTTGCAGAGAATGCGGACGTTACATTGTGCTTTGAAAACGAAAGTGCCTGTCTCGCTGGAACCTGTGAAGAGACGCGTGCCGTTATTGATGCGCTCGGAAATTCCCCCGCTCTCACCTCGTGTTGGGATGTCAATAACGGACTGCACTGCGGAGAAAATCCGTTGCCAGAGGGGTACGCCCATATTAAGGGATTGGTGCGGCATCTTCATGTGAAACCGAACAGTGAGAAAAACCTTGATCCGATTGGTGACACAGGTTTGCACTATAAAGAGGTGTTAGAGGTGCTCGTCGCTGACGGATTCACCGGCTCAGCGAGCATTGAACATTGGGGACAACCCGAAGATATGTTGAAAGGTGTGCGGCAACTGCGTGCCTTAGTTAATGCGCTATAA
- a CDS encoding LamG domain-containing protein: MKQIYWFVIIGSLCVATTPLSAELLDDAVGIWLFDEGKGGVAADTSGNGNDGSITGAKWAEGKFGGALEFEPPHVVTVKAADSLNFKDQMTIATWVYMNKGVSDTAIRRNGSYLLEVQSGGERVPGGYVFGIWSGGGFTGGVWGKTVIEPEKWYHIVGLYDGNEMKLYVDGTLESAVKQGGDVDQAGDLLFGTFGGEKFIGRLDEVIFFNRGITEAEITELMKGVEAVLPVSPNGLLTTTWGRLKDR; the protein is encoded by the coding sequence ATGAAACAAATATATTGGTTTGTGATCATTGGGAGTTTGTGTGTCGCAACAACTCCGCTTTCGGCGGAACTATTGGACGATGCAGTGGGAATCTGGCTTTTTGACGAAGGCAAAGGCGGTGTCGCAGCGGATACATCGGGCAACGGAAACGACGGGTCAATTACTGGAGCGAAATGGGCAGAGGGAAAATTCGGCGGTGCCTTGGAATTTGAACCACCGCACGTCGTGACTGTTAAAGCCGCTGATAGTCTCAATTTCAAGGACCAGATGACCATCGCAACCTGGGTCTACATGAATAAAGGTGTTTCCGATACCGCTATTCGACGGAACGGTTCCTATTTACTGGAAGTCCAATCCGGAGGCGAAAGGGTACCGGGCGGCTATGTCTTCGGCATCTGGTCGGGGGGTGGATTTACTGGCGGTGTGTGGGGGAAAACTGTCATTGAACCTGAAAAATGGTATCACATCGTTGGACTTTACGATGGCAATGAAATGAAACTTTACGTGGACGGCACGCTTGAATCTGCCGTTAAACAGGGCGGCGATGTAGATCAAGCAGGCGATTTGCTTTTCGGCACCTTCGGCGGTGAAAAGTTTATCGGCAGATTGGACGAGGTTATCTTCTTTAACCGCGGTATCACGGAGGCTGAGATCACCGAATTGATGAAGGGTGTGGAAGCCGTCCTACCCGTTTCCCCAAACGGTTTACTGACAACCACTTGGGGACGACTCAAAGATCGCTGA